From the genome of Acropora palmata chromosome 4, jaAcrPala1.3, whole genome shotgun sequence, one region includes:
- the LOC141878435 gene encoding tolloid-like protein 2 encodes MLLFIGLSLLFKLYITEACTANQQSLVHLTATENSTRLLNGSSELPSNATCQWNITAPVGKVLRVEINFVFLNGPCEDEQARIFDGPGNSSDVIKTFCGMSSSLEIYFSSGRSFFLEAKTGRISQPRFFVVDYQSVDLQDCSENTTLDAPVSPTVQNFASPYFPTHTIRNKTCGWYIIAPEGHSVQVHVKSEKSKWGVKVFDVDGSDFTAIRIHWNFHTDTGAVFSKFQKVHISWKSDPKIAADGIFVSYTAIRIPHSCSAFNTNQQNLNILFQNSSGVLKSPGYPLTYPVGLVENCLWRIVAPKGQVIRLEFLSIRLGKGFICCLEIDDGGRKISKCNTQPSPLSLYSKSRELTLKMKTSSCSRGPGFIANYSFVPDDLSSGSCNLSSNSVVQITGEGGSFSSPGYPYPSRGTCGWNVTVPSGKLVKLTFLDFDGYCNRNYAEVFDEPNSFSEVLTGKICREKAVFSKRNSLYVKYSVILEDRYWRGFWASYEAIDPVRPASYSCSGEASIVASSAGEFASYDYPLIYPNDASCSWQLRVPPTHIVQLTFTSFELQPSPSCGSDYVEVRQGRNIIETELVGKFCGATPPAPFLSNHSMVYVKLVTDSSERYPGFKATFRAIQNPSLGPCKLQGEDNVISLTGTTGRLFSPLYTQIYPPNMTCTWMITVPKGKFVKLKISSFFLEIFCNGPSLKIRDGQSESSDLLKSFCGRKFESSLFSSGRHLWVRFHSPNKKYLRGTGFNAVFEAFNQLPSPFSCSEEKKNIRLESETGTLASYNYPLPYDANIECIWLIDVDQSYNVEL; translated from the exons GCTTGAGTCTGCtgtttaaattgtatatcacagAAG ccTGCACAGCCAATCAGCAGTCATTAGTACACCTGACAGCTACAGAGAATAGTACGCGCCTGCTGAATGGCTCTTCAGAGCTTCCTTCCAATGCAACATGCCAGTGGAACATCACAGCCCCTGTTGGCAAGGTGCTCAGAGtggaaataaattttgtctttttaaacGGGCCTTGTGAAGATGAACAAGCTAGGATCTTTGATGGACCAGGCAATTCAAGTGATGTCATTAAAACCTTTTGTGGTATGTCATCTTCTCtggaaatatatttttccagCGGCCGAAGCTTCTTCTTAGAGGCAAAAACTGGACGGATCAGTCAGCCACGTTTTTTCGTAGTGGATTATCAATCAGTAGATTTACAAG ATTGCTCCGAAAACACAACTTTGGATGCACCCGTGTCGCCCACCGTACAAAATTTTGCTAGTCCGTATTTTCCGACCCATACCATCAGGAATAAGACATGTGGCTGGTATATCATAGCTCCAGAGGGTCATTCTGTCCAGGTCCATGTTAAATCAGAAAAATCGAAGTGGGGTGTGAAAGTTTTCGACGTTGATGGTTCCGACTTCACTGCGATCAGAATTCACTGGAATTTCCATACGGACACAGGCGCAGTATTTTCCAAGTTCCAAAAGGTGCACATCTCGTGGAAAAGCGACCCAAAGATTGCAGCAGACGGAATATTTGTTTCATATACAGCTATAAGAATTC CACACTCGTGTTCGGCTTTCAACACTAATCAGCAAAACTTGAACATCTTGTTCCAAAACAGCTCCGGTGTCCTCAAGAGCCCTGGGTATCCGTTAACATATCCCGTGGGTTTAGTGGAGAATTGTTTATGGAGGATAGTGGCCCCCAAGGGGCAAGTGATACGGCTGGAGTTTTTATCGATTCGTTTGGGCAAAGGCTTCATTTGCTGCCTTGAGATAGATGATGGGGGACGGAAGATCAGTAAATGCAACACCCAACCATCTCCTTTGTCTTTATACTCCAAGTCAAGGGAGCTcacattaaaaatgaaaacttcttcTTGTTCGCGTGGTCCAGGTTTTATTGCAAACTACTCGTTTGTGCCAGACG ACCTTTCGTCTGGAAGTTGCAACCTCTCATCCAACAGTGTAGTGCAGATAACTGGCGAGGGCGGCAGCTTTTCATCGCCGGGTTATCCGTACCCCTCCCGCGGAACATGTGGCTGGAATGTTACTGTTCCCTCAGGGAAGTTAGTAAAACTCACTTTTTTGGATTTCGATGGATACTGCAACAGAAACTATGCTGAAGTCTTTGATGAGCCAAACTCCTTTAGCGAAGTTTTGACTGGAAAGATCTGCCGCGAAAAAGCTGTCTTTTCTAAGAGAAATAGTTTGTACGTAAAGTACTCTGTGATACTGGAGGATCGGTACTGGCGTGGCTTTTGGGCCTCGTATGAAGCCATTGATCCTGTCAGACCTGCTTCTTATTCTTGTTCCGGAGAGGCGTCCATTGTTGCTAGCTCTGCAGGCGAATTTGCGAGCTATGATTATCCATTAATTTATCCCAATGACGCGAGTTGTTCTTGGCAGTTACGCGTTCCGCCAACACATATCGTTCAATTGACTTTTACGTCCTTTGAACTTCAACCGTCACCTTCCTGTGGCTCAGACTACGTGGAGGTGAGGCAGGGCAGAAACATAATTGAAACAGAATTAGTTGGCAAATTCTGTGGCGCGACGCCTCCTGCACCGTTTCTGTCAAATCATTCCATGGTGTATGTAAAACTTGTGACAGACAGCTCCGAGAGATACCCAGGCTTCAAAGCAACCTTCAGGGCGATTCAAAATC CGTCCTTGGGACCATGCAAACTCCAGGGAGAGGACAACGTTATTTCATTGACTGGTACCACAGGGAGGCTATTCTCGCCTCTCTATACACAGATCTACCCACCTAATATGACATGTACATGGATGATAACTGTACCTAAGGGAAAATTtgtgaaactgaaaatatcaTCCTTTTTTCTGGAAATTTTCTGCAATGGCCCCTCTCTTAAAATCCGTGATGGTCAGAGCGAATCAAGTGATCTGCTGAAATCATTTTGTGGGCGCAAGTTTGagtcttctttgttttcaagtggtCGTCATCTTTGGGTTCGATTTCATTCTCCAAATAAGAAATATCTGAGAGGCACTGGGTTCAATGCAGTTTTCGAGGCTTTCAACCAAT